From Rutidosis leptorrhynchoides isolate AG116_Rl617_1_P2 chromosome 3, CSIRO_AGI_Rlap_v1, whole genome shotgun sequence, a single genomic window includes:
- the LOC139899972 gene encoding uncharacterized protein, with protein sequence MMNSKGFFFFKFATEQGMFDVLENGPWIIRTIPIILNQWTPTISLTKEDLTKVPVWVKMHGVPLSGFTEDEVNAKHELKESLVVATPSQDGKNIAKDDVKIEYEWRPPRCAYCEVFGHVDSSCPKAIPVKEVQPKEDDGFKQVAKKQVKGVIIGKKKNVEGQMGGTNKVKFVYRPVRKENQKNDGNANKASTSGGNNANMFSVLKDLDPEGVPNVQQDKSTKNRKHAKDKNITVGILVDEESDVEEDQLNVYDHDKGASTPSKLKSIGDNVFYAWDWTSNSNKCVGGTRIMLGWNPAIVQSMVLASTNQVIHCQIRMVHDLEMHAKFVGNNPWVILGDFNASLSIDETTAGSSCMTLAMREFMECVNNIQVCDINNMGMKFTWNQKPHAKTGILKKIDRVLGNDSFLSNYVNAYAIFQPYRISDHSPSILKIPSSIHKKPKMFRFSNYVADQDGFIDCVKAGWDVNIMGYSMFLLVKKLRGLKKPIRKLMWEKGNIHTTVKRLRHELDTIQKDLDKDPNSIELREAEANKLKEFNDALWDEERFLKQKSKIEWLRAGDSNTSYFQKVIKGRANRNRINAIMDQQGNIIEGNTVADHFLEHYMAFLDPHKHAVQLLIRIRCF encoded by the exons ATGATGAACTCAAAAGGGTTCTTCTTTTTTAAGTTCGCGACTGAACAAGGGATGTTTGATGTATTGGAGAACGGTCCATGGATTATAAGGACAATCCCAATCATTCTGAATCAATGGACGCCAACGATATCGCTAACAAAAGAAGACCTTACAAAGGTCCCGGTATGGGTGAAGATGCATGGCGTTCCACTTTCGGGGTTTACGGAGGATG AGGTTAATGCTAAACATGAGTTAAAGGAGTCGCTTGTTGTTGCTACACCAAGTCAGGACGGGAAGAATATAGCAAAAGATGATGTTAAAATTGAGTATGAATGGCGTCCGCCTAGGTGTGCATATTGTGAGGTATTCGGACATGTTGATTCGAGTTGCCCGAAAGCAATCCCTGTTAAGGAAGTTCAACCTAAGGAAGATGATGGTTTTAAACAGGTAGCTAAAAAACAAGTAAAAGGTGTTATtattggaaaaaagaaaaatgtcgAAGGGCAGATGGGTGGTACTAATAAGGTTAAATTTGTGTATCGTCCAGTGCGAAAGGAAAATCAAAAGAATGATGGGAATGCAAATAAGGCGAGCACTAGTGGGGGGAATAATGCTAATATGTTTAGTGTCCTTAAAGATCTGGACCCTGAAGGTGTTCCAAATGTGCAACAAGATAAAAGTACAAAGAACCGGAAGCATGCGAAAGATAAGAATATTACAGTAGGTATACTTGTTGACGAGGAAAGCGATGTTGAGGAGGACCAACTAAATGTGTATGATCACGATAAGGGGGCAAGCACTCCCTCT AAATTGAAATCTATTGGTGATAATGTGTTTTATGCGTGGGATTGGACTTCAAATAGTAATAAGTGTGTTGGTGGAACTCGAATTATGCTTGGGTGGAACCCGGCTATTGTTCAATCTATGGTTCTTGCGTCTACTAATCAAGTCATCCATTGTCAAATTCGAATGGTTCATGACTTGGAGATGCATGCGAAATTTGTGGGAAATAATCCATGGGTAATTCTGGGAGATTTCAATGCATCTTTGAGCATAGACGAAACGACTGCAGGTAGTTCGTGTATGACATTAGCCATGCGTGAATTTATGGAATGTGTGAATAATATTCAGGTTTGTGACATTAATAATATGGGAATGAAATTCACATGGAACCAAAAGCCTCATGCTAAAACGGGTATTCTGAAGAAAATAGATCGTGTGTTGGGTAATGACTCTTTTCTGTCCAACTATGTTAACGCGTATGCAATTTTCCAACCGTACAGAATCTCAGACCATAGCCCTTCGATTCTGAAAATCCCGAGCTCGATTCATAAAAAGCCGAAAATGTTTCGTTTTAGTAATTATGTGGCCGACCAAGATGGGTTTATAGATTGTGTCAAAGCAGGTTGGGATGTTAACATCATGGGGTATTCTATGTTTCTACTTGTGAAAAAGTTGAGGGGTTTAAAGAAGCCTATTCGTAAGCTTATGTGGGAGAAAGGAAACATACATACTACTGTTAAAAGGCTTAGACATGAGCTTGATACTATTCAGAAAGACCTTGATAAAGATCCAAATTCGATTGAATTAAGAGAAGCAGAGGCAAATAAACTTAAAGAGTTTAACGATGCGTTGTGGGATGAAGAGAGGTTTCTAAAACAAAAATCGAAGATTGAATGGTTGAGAGCGGGGGATAGTAACACTAGCTATTTCCAAAAGGTGATTAAAGGAAGAGCTAACAGAAATCGAATTAATGCAATCATGGACCAGCAGGGTAATATTATTGAGGGTAATACTGTTGCAGATCATTTTCTTGAGCACTATATGGCCTTTTTGGATCCGCACAAACATGCAGTCCAATTATTGATCCGGATTCGCTGTTTTTGA